A stretch of Thermoproteales archaeon DNA encodes these proteins:
- the cofE gene encoding coenzyme F420-0:L-glutamate ligase, which yields MARKIEVYGLEGVPEIKPGDNLAEIVVKCAKNEGVNIEDGDIVVVSSKIVSKAENKIVFLDNVKVSKEAEEIALKTRKDPRLVQLVLNESRNLVKVEKRHLIVETKHGIVCANAGIDKSNVAGREDIVVLLPDNPDESARKIREAIKALTGKNVAVIITDTYGRPLREGQVDMAIGLSGIASFRDYRGTKDWKGYELKVKRIAMADEIAAAAELVKGNGNSSAKALNMAREKWLFK from the coding sequence ATGGCTAGAAAAATAGAAGTGTATGGTCTCGAAGGAGTTCCTGAAATAAAACCTGGTGATAATCTCGCAGAAATTGTAGTTAAATGTGCGAAAAATGAAGGGGTAAACATTGAGGATGGCGACATCGTAGTAGTATCATCAAAAATAGTGTCAAAAGCTGAGAATAAAATAGTTTTTCTAGATAATGTTAAAGTTAGTAAGGAAGCCGAAGAAATAGCTCTTAAAACAAGGAAGGACCCCAGGCTGGTTCAACTGGTACTTAACGAATCTAGAAACCTAGTAAAAGTGGAGAAAAGGCATTTAATAGTAGAAACCAAGCATGGAATAGTGTGCGCAAACGCTGGCATAGACAAGTCGAACGTAGCCGGAAGAGAAGATATAGTCGTTTTACTTCCAGATAACCCCGATGAATCTGCAAGAAAGATTCGAGAAGCAATAAAGGCGCTAACAGGAAAAAACGTAGCTGTAATTATCACTGACACTTATGGAAGACCATTGCGCGAGGGACAAGTAGACATGGCTATAGGATTATCTGGAATAGCATCCTTTAGAGACTATAGAGGAACTAAAGATTGGAAAGGCTACGAATTAAAAGTAAAGAGAATAGCCATGGCAGACGAGATAGCTGCAGCGGCTGAGTTGGTTAAGGGGAACGGAAATTCCTCGGCGAAAGCATTAAACATGGCCAGGGAAAAGTGGCTTTTCAAGTAA